A genomic stretch from Oncorhynchus gorbuscha isolate QuinsamMale2020 ecotype Even-year linkage group LG20, OgorEven_v1.0, whole genome shotgun sequence includes:
- the LOC124007140 gene encoding AN1-type zinc finger protein 5-like, whose protein sequence is MAQETNQSQAPMLCATGCGFFGNPRTSGMCSVCYKDHLTRQNNGGVSPLSAMGGSVSSSPTMEASAIQRIEATLNNAAAAAAAEADSSHCSGAAAALPVTQQMTEMSISCEEEGASPKAELAEPVVTQPIASASPPSAAGSDESKLPEPAKTKKNRCFMCRKKVGLTGFDCRCGNLFCGLHRYSDEHNCPYDYKAEAAAKIRKENPVVVADKIQRI, encoded by the exons ATGGCACAGGAGACCAATCAGAGTCAAGCGCCAATGCTTTGTGCTACCGGCTGTGGTTTCTTTGGAAACCCCAGGACCAGTGGCATGTGCTCTGTCTGCTATAAGGACCACCTGACCAGACAGAACAATGGAGGAGTGAGCCCCTTGAGTGCAATGG GTGGCAGTGTCTCCAGTAGCCCCACAATGGAGGCCTCTGCCATCCAGAGAATTGAGGCAACATTGAATAATGCTGCGGCGGCGGCTGCTGCTGAAGCTGATTC ctctcactgtagtggggcagcagctgctcttcctgtTACCCAACAGATGACCGAGATGAGCATTTCCTGTGAGGAGGAAGGAGCATCGCCTAAAGCAGAGCTTGCAGAACCTG TGGTCACTCAGCCCATCGCCTCCGCTTCCCCCCCCAGCGCTGCCGGGAGTGACGAATCCAAATTACCTGAACCCGCC AAAACGAAGAAGAACAGGTGCTTCATGTGCCGCAAGAAGGTTGGCCTTACAG GTTTTGACTGCCGCTGTGGGAACCTGTTCTGTGGACTCCACCGTTACTCAGACGAGCACAACTGCCCATACGACTACAAAGCAGAGGCCGCCGCCAAGATCCGCAAGGAGAACCCTGTGGTGGTGGCCGATAAGATCCAGAGAATATAA